The Aspergillus fumigatus Af293 chromosome 3, whole genome shotgun sequence region ATGTGCACGAGGATGTTTGTCGCATTGAGAAGGTTTTGATCTTCTGAGCAAAGTGTTGTAAGGATAGGTAAGTCATAAGGGAGGACAGAGAGTAGTAGTCTGGACAGACATGGAGACGGTAGTGGACGCTTCGATCTTCTTTTGATCCCTCTTTAAAGACTTGGGGTTTGGCTTTGTCAGACAGGCGGAAACATGTGACACAGTAGGATGTAACAGGTAGAGGGAGACAAGTTGGATATATTATGACTACATCTAGTTGCTAATTGTAAGCTAATATGAGAAATGCAATGGCTGGTGGTCTTCAACATAATGTCTGGTGAATGCATTTCGACGCAGAAGTCAGGTACTAAGATTCTCGGAAAATGGCAAAAAGGCCAATATAAAAGCCGCCATGCTGAATCAATTATAATCGAAAGGCGTCATTTCACCTCCCAGAAAGACTCCGACGCCGAGATCGACCACAGGGACAATGGATGTTCATATGACAAATAAGATGCAGCAATTCCCAAGGAAATCAACCCTAATCGCCAGCTCAGTATTAGTAGTTCATGACGGGTCCAGCACCACCCGGTCCAGGCTTGTCTTCGTAACCGCCATCATATCCAACGTGATCGTCCAAGGATCGATAGCCAGCAGGACCGCCATCGCGTCCACGGGCCCGACCACGCGTGCCTCCTCGGCTTGAGTGGCCCTTACCACGTGGCGCTCCTCCCCGGCCGCGACCACTGCGGTGCGAGCCACCACGTCGCAGTCCGTCATCATGATGGCGGCTGCTCCCACCATGACGGGAATTATAGTATGGCTGTGGCCTTGTCTGGGATAGCGGCTCATCATTCTGACAGGATTGCGGATACAGGATGTCCTGATCACGTTCTTGCTGATGGCGTCTCTTGCGGTTCTTGTTCAAAAACTGACTCTCCCATTCGCCCTCATGGggattctcttcttccacacGCAAAACAACTTTTTCACCGACAACAGTTTCAAAAGTCAGAGCTTTTTCTGCTGGTACAGGATGCCAGTTCTGGATCTTGCCTGCATCGATAGGACGCGCGCCTTTGCGCACAGCTAGAACTATCACGGGCAGTGGGTTCTCTGTGTAGTACTTCTCCGTCGCGGGAACAGGGGCCACTCGAGCAGCCCACACCTTGTTCTCAAAGACAGCAGTCCCAGTGACCTGCCATGTGAGCTTCTTGCCAATGCCGCCGACCTTGTTCAAAATAGATCGGGGGGCAGGGCGCGGGGTAATGAGGATACTGTTAGCCATGTATTTCAGATCATTGGATTCAGCAAGCCCAGAGGGCAGAAGCGGGGTCAGTAGCTGGCTGATCAACTGATTCGAGTCTGCGTTAGATATTAAATATCCAGTGTAAAAGATGGTGCGCTTGATGCGCAGACGACCATATGGCGATTGGGTTGCATTCGATGTAGCTTGGCGGATTGACTTATTGTGAGAATTGATCATACGCTGTACCTCGGCAGTTTCAACTACAGGGGATAGGAAGGTACATCCTTCCGCGACCTGAATCACCTCTGCATTGATCGGCTTCCGCGGTGCTGGTACAACCTGCAGCGACCTGTTCAAATCCTCGAAGAAGTCTCGAAAGCCCTTGACACTAGCGCCGAATGAGTAATCTCTGAGGCAAGGACGTCTGACAGAAGGCTTACTGTTTCACTCGATCTTCATAGACCCTAATCTCGTCGGCCTGCTCATAAGTGAGAACGAGGTCTTGAAGGAAGGTCTGCTTGAACTCCATGGTGGTTGAAAAGCGTTCACTGTTGGGCCCCACTTCAGGCTTGAGACAGATGAGGTCAAACTCCAGCTTTTTGCTGCCCACCATGCGCCGAATAATATCCGCGAAGCCATTCTCACTTCGGCCCGTCAGAAGTACTGTGAGGGCGTCCTTCTGCTCCATACTCAGCTCGACCAGCCGAACCTGCGGCCAGTCAGCGAACCATACCAAACCATACAAGACATTTCGAGTCACACAATCTGTTCATTCCACCAGCCATTCCAAGCTCGTGTCTCCTCCTTTTCCATGCCTTCTCCTGTAGCTGCGAGCAATGCCGGGTCGTGCCACCATCCTCCATTTGTGAAGCTTTCAAGACTTTGTAGAAATCCGATCGTCGGGCCATTCCAAAGTTGCGGATTCGGCAAGGGACTCAAGAATACTGCACAATATGAGCTTCGAAATACAGAAGCAACTGCTAACGGGAGCTCTCACGGGTGTTGTCGAAGTCGTATACATGAATAGCTCTTACCTGCGATACCGCTGTTGTATGGAGAGAGTTAGTAaagaaattcaagaaatTAGCCCACGTGAAAACAAATCTCCTACCTGGTAAAtctttgttgatgatggacCAGCGCTTCAACCCTGTTATGGTACGTGAGATAAGTTGATTGCCATTCGCATGGTTCGAGAAACCATTTCCATTGGCTTTCCCTCGTGCCATGCTTGCGGCAGAGCTAAGAGGAGCAAAGCAGTTTTCAGCGATTACAGATCTGGCAGACCTCATCATTTTCCCACCATGGTTTCAGCGTTGCGAGTTGCGTGGGTGAATCTCCAGGAAGTCGGCTTTCCACAGGTTTTTGGTTTTTCCCGCCACAACGTGACCTCCGCCCGGAGTAGCTGTGACAAACTGACCGGCTCTTTCTTCGCCGATGACATTCATCTCACCAAAACTCAGATCGATTCCCTTGATTCGAAAATCATTCTAATGTCTGATGTCTAGAGATGTCGACGTGCGACAGGAGATCCTGCATAAGACGCTCCAAGAAGTAGCGCAAGAGGACAATGGCGATGAGCTGGCTAACCCGTGCGTCATCTGCCTAGAGGCAATCACAGAACCAGCTGTCACGGTGCCTTGCGCGCATGCGAATTTCGACTTTTTATGTATCGTGAGCTGGCTGGAACAGCGCCGTAACTGTCCGTTATGTATGCCTCCCTATCTCTGCAATCGACCCTCGCTTTCGGTTCACTTTGTACTAACATTCCTAGGCAAGAGTGATGTTCACACTGTCAAGTACGAGCTTGAGAACCCCCAAGGTCCGAAGCTTTACAAACTACCTGCTGTTCCTCCATCCGCTGCAAATGCGCCTGACTCTACATCTCAACACCGAGGGCTGTTATCCCGTGGTCCTCGCCACCGACGTCAGCCCGCAGAAAGCCCACGACCCCGAGAGCCGGACGATCCCATTATACGGCGGCAATATGTCTACCGTCATCAGCTTTACTCACTAAGAGTCGGCTCGAACAGACTCTCCCAGTACCGCGAACTATCACCAGAATCGTTCAATCGTGACGAGGAGCTGGTCTCTCGGGCACGGAAATGGATCCGGCGCGAACTTCGGGTGTTTGCTTTCTTAAATCCGGAAGGAGAGGCTGGACCAGGCCCTAGTCGGGTGGCTCGGCCTGGTCAGCAGCGTCTTGAGAGCCGACGGGGGAGTAATGCCGAGTTTTTACTCGAGTACGTTATTGCGATTCTCCGCACTGTTGATATCAAGGGCAGTGCGGGGCAGGCGGAAGAGCTCTTACGCGACTTCCTAGGAAGAGACAATGCGCGCTTGTTCTTGCATGAGTTACAGGCTTGGTTGCGAAGTCCTTATACGTCCCTGGAGGATTGGGATCGCCATGTTCAGTACGAGGATAGTACTCCTGGAGGCCCTTTCTCTCGCCCCGCCGGTGAAGACTCCGGGGCCTCTGATCGGACCGCGACTCCGGTCTACCGAGGTGCACAACGCTCATTCCGCGGCAGAGTATCAAAACCTCATCGTCCCCGAGGGTGTCAACCACCAGGTAGATCGAGAGATGCCTTGGCGCAAGCAAGACGGCTACAATATGCACGGGACAGATATATTCCTGACTGATTTGCGGAAGCGGTTGAAGATCACTTATGTTACGGAATAATGAGGCATGCCGAATAGAATAACGCTATAAACATAGACTAATGCATATATGGCCAAATGGTATCTTCAATGCTTATGTGTTGTAGTCATTCCTCGTGAGTACTGTAGATGCAGACCTTGTGTGGCCAATTCCCCGCCACCTATCTCCTGCGAAAGCGTCCAGCGCCCCGGCCTTTACTGTTCTTGTTTCGAATCTTCAAAGAGCGGTAGTTTGCGTGCGCCTCGGGGTTCACCTTGCGCGCACGAAccttcttggtctcctcTGCTTCTATCACTGGCTTGGAGGGTTTTGCCGGATCTTCTGTTGGCTGTGGTTGGGCAACTCCGATAGcttctttcatcttctccgagAAGCTCTTGCTCTTAGTAACAGGTTTGATATCCTCCCCATATTCAGGATCGGAATCAAGGTCTGGCTCCGAAATGGTGTGAAGTGAGActtgatcatcttcatcatcgaacTCCTCATTTTGTTTTTCACTAAAGACAGCATCGAGAGCCCTCGGCTGTTGTGTTTCGGGGACTGCTGCAGGCTCGGCGGGTTCCTCACCAGCAGCCTGGTGTCTGTTTTCATCGTCCGACGCCGACTGCGGCTTCGAGGCCGGCTTCGAGATGACAGGCTTCATGCGCACCCTGCGCGTTGTACGTTTCTgccccttctttttccagTGCCGGCCGATGATTTCAGCGGGCGCCTGGCTATCAGCAACTTCAACATTCAGCGCTGCCTGCTCCGCCTCAATTTCGCGAAGGACGTCCAAATCGTCTTCCAGGcgttcttcttccatgtcgcGCAGACCTTGCACGAGCGCAGAGAGACCCTTTCCGACGAATTGCGGTGGTTTGCGCACAGCGATCGGACTCAGGCTGGGATTGGCAGAGTGAGAGGTAGCGTATCGTGCTGAGTTTGACCGTCGCAGGAATGACGGGGTCTCGGGCCCGGCCACGTCCCTGGCAGTGCCCTCGGGATCGGTCGGAGGACCCAGGTTCCTCTCAGTAATATGAttgccatcctcaaccaTTGCGGAATAGCGCAATGTAGTCGGGGTCGCGAATAGCGCTGATAGCATCCACTTTTTTCCGGACGATGCGGGGGTCCGTCCGAGCCTTGggctctcctcttctccgtcttcgtcttcttccatgaTTGTGTCCATGGTCTTTCGTTTCGACGGGGTCCGGACATTTGCGGCACGTACGCTTGCCACGCGATCTGCTGAGGGTGTTGCTGTGCTTCCGCCAGATTCTGACAAGAGATCGAAAAGACCTAGGGCCTTTCCGTCGCGTTGAGGGGTAGGACCGATGGCTGTTTTCAGTGGTGTGCGGTGCGTTGATGGACTGAAGAGTCTACGCAACGCCGTAGGCGAAATATAAGGATCCACCTGGGAAGGATGGGAACTCGAGAGTCGATTCTTGGATGGCGTTTCCAAAGCACCTTTGGCGGTTTTTCGTGGCGTAGAGGAATTCTGAATAGCATCCGGGCCGTCCTTAAATGCGCGTTTGCGCTTTTTAGGTCGCTCTTCTAGCTGGACAGACTTTGGGTCGTCTGGGTTTGGCGAGGACGATTCGAGCGCTTTCAGTCGAGAGTACTCTTTGTATTTGGCAGCTGTTGATAACGCCGTGTCAGTTTCTCTTCTACTTAAATTAAAAGGTAGATTATCGTACCAATCTCGGGGACCTTCTTGATATCTTTTCGTTCTGCTTTTCTCCCACCATTTTGCGCTGCAAAAGCCCTCTCCCACTCTTTCAGTTCCGCGCGCAAGTTGGCAGATTGAGTCACGATCTCAGAAATGGCGACACTTGCCATTTTCCATTTCAAGTGTCAGTTAACTATCAGATCTTATCGCGATGACGGATATCTACAATAGATATCAATTTGTTCAGTCATAGTCCTTCTTAACAGCAAATCGTCCGCCCCTTGACGCGGTCGCGAATCAATTAACGCGGGTTTGAAAGCGCGGGTGACGTAGCGCGTTACTACAACTGAACGGTCACATGACAGCCTCAACGGGAAACTATGCACAGTAGGGCATAGGGCAGTTTTCGAGGGCTATCCTCAGGCGTCCTCTTGATGCAATTGAGATAAATTAGGATTTAGGGATAATCTGCTTTATTTGATTGTGCCTTTGTGGCTGTGTAGCTGGCGCATACTGAGAGGTGAATCAGCAAATACTGAAACAGAGATAGCCGTATTGAAAGGTACTCAGTCACAGCGCAGCAAGGTTACTTTAATCGCCTTGCATTTCGCAGAAACATTGAAATATATGCGGACATGAGTATAAATGCTGTCAAATGCACCATGAATACTAGTAAGACCGGCGATTTGGCGTCTCCAGACCGAGAACACATTCGGGCCCGAAGCTGGTCTTTGAGGCAGCAACATTCGGGAATAACGCCAGCTCGGGATTTTCGGTCTTATGCCGCTCGGAGTTGACGCATTTGAAGGTATATATAGTAGGAGTGGTAATCAGACCATCTTTGACCATTGTCGCATGTGTTCCTAAGATTTATTTGATGACCGTTAGATAAGCGCCTCGCTAACTTGTGATCATAAacatctacggagtaccccCGTCGCGATCGCAGATCCCACCAAGATGTTACGAGCGCTTTTATCATTTGGTCAGCGCAACACAGAGTACATCTTTCCAACCGTTGATCCAACAAAGGATGGACCAGACTGCAAGCAAGATTGCGCCGATTGCACAGTCGAATTTCCGTCCAAGGTGAAAATCGAGAGCTTGACGCCGCTCTACGGACACATCAAACGATTCGATACACACGTGCTGGTGGCTACGGGAAAGTCAGACTGGGTTGAAAGAGTGACGCAGGAGAAGGGCAGCTTGATGGAAGCATTGGACTCTGTCAAGCCGCGACAGGGTGTACGTATCTCTCCAGGGCTTTACGAACTGTCTTCTGACAGAGTCAGCGAATGATGATATCTGCGTCAAATCTCCGCTCGCCGGAAGATCTAGAGACCGAGAAGGACAATAAGGGAAATACCGTGCTGATTCTACCTTCATTCACGTTTGTGGACTGCGTGAAGCCCGAGGATGTGCGAGAGCTGGTTGACCGCTACATCGACACACCGCAAGACGCAGGAACCTCACAGTCGGACTCTGGACTTATTTCAAGACCGTGCGAGTATGATTACGTCGTGCTTTTATGTTCGCATAAAAGGCGAGATGCCCGTTGCGGAATCACGGCACCGTTAATCAAGAAAGAACTTGAACGGCATCTGCGTCCTCTTGACCTATATCGCGATGCATATGATGAGCGCCCCGGTGGTGTCGGGATATTCTTCGTCTCACATGTCGGCGGTCATAAATTCGCAGCTAATGTTATGATTTATCGcaagaaggagcagcagatGATCTGGCTGGCACGGGTCAGGCCGGAACATTGCGAAGGCATTGTGAAATACACCCTTTTACAGGGGAAACTGGTACATCCGGAGAGTCAGCTTAGGGGAGGGTTTGATCGACTTCGAGGATTGACGAGTTGGTGATTGGATTATGGTGGAGTGATTAAGAAACCTTAGCCTTACTAATGTAAATGAAAACTGGAGTAACAGACGAGAAGGCAACCAGGATGTCTTTCGCGCCAGCCACGGCCGAGAGCACTGAGTCGCCGAGCGATCCTTCAGCTTCGGCGTTCCAGCGCATCTCAATACGGAAGGCTCGGGGGACTAGGGCTGGCTGAAAAGGCTTGCAATCTGACTCGCTCATAGATTCGTTGATCGTAGCCTTGTTGTCAGAATCCAGCAGACCACGGAGTACGCCTTGCTGACGGTTAGCTTAGAGGTAATTCCTCTTTGGATATGATGCCCTTTAGGCAACGAGATTATTGAAGTGCGTAGACTGACACAGGACTATGGACGGGCTGAAataaggtacctacctaggcCCATCTATGGTATGATTACCGTAAAAAAAAAACGCGAGACAGTAGCGCTCCGTAATTGATGAAGGTGGATCTACGGCATTATTTATTTGTCGATGTCTAAAAGAGAAGCACCACCGTTATCTACGGTAGATAGACTCAAgactctacggagtagaccacCAGTCAGACCAGTGATATATAGTCCAAGTTGAACGGATCGAGTAAGACGGCCGAGGACGATCTGGTGCCTGAGACCCTTAGGCCTCACTTCTTTCCCAATTCGACAATCAAGTGAGACCTTGGCGGAGAGGATTGCCCGATTTGGTTAAGAAGCCCGGTGGACCACACACGTCAGCTCTTGAACCATTCCCGCTCATTCCCTATGAAAAGCCCCGAGCCTGCGCCCGCTTACTGGTAAGTTTCGAGAACGGGTAAAAAaggatgagaaaggagaatGAAGCATCCTTGGAAGTCGTCGGTTTCAATATAATAATGACGATTATGTATTATCGATCATGACAGAATTCCAACAGAAAATGGGGCCTCCAGACCCGGAGCAGCCCCAACCACCAGAGCAACGCGTGCGCAA contains the following coding sequences:
- a CDS encoding rRNA 2'-O-methyltransferase fibrillarin-like protein; this translates as MMRSARSVIAENCFAPLSSAASMARGKANGNGFSNHANGNQLISRTITGLKRWSIINKDLPAVSQVRAIHVYDFDNTLFLSPLPNPQLWNGPTIGFLQSLESFTNGGWWHDPALLAATGEGMEKEETRAWNGWWNEQIVRLVELSMEQKDALTVLLTGRSENGFADIIRRMVGSKKLEFDLICLKPEVGPNSERFSTTMEFKQTFLQDLVLTYEQADEIRVYEDRVKHVKGFRDFFEDLNRSLQVVPAPRKPINAEVIQVAEGCTFLSPVVETAEVQRMINSHNKSIRQATSNATQSPYGRLRIKRTIFYTGYLISNADSNQLISQLLTPLLPSGLAESNDLKYMANSILITPRPAPRSILNKVGGIGKKLTWQVTGTAVFENKVWAARVAPVPATEKYYTENPLPVIVLAVRKGARPIDAGKIQNWHPVPAEKALTFETVVGEKVVLRVEEENPHEGEWESQFLNKNRKRRHQQERDQDILYPQSCQNDEPLSQTRPQPYYNSRHGGSSRHHDDGLRRGGSHRSGRGRGGAPRGKGHSSRGGTRGRARGRDGGPAGYRSLDDHVGYDGGYEDKPGPGGAGPVMNY
- a CDS encoding RING finger domain protein, which encodes MSRDVDVRQEILHKTLQEVAQEDNGDELANPCVICLEAITEPAVTVPCAHANFDFLCIVSWLEQRRNCPLCMPPYLCNRPSLSVHFVLTFLGKSDVHTVKYELENPQGPKLYKLPAVPPSAANAPDSTSQHRGLLSRGPRHRRQPAESPRPREPDDPIIRRQYVYRHQLYSLRVGSNRLSQYRELSPESFNRDEELVSRARKWIRRELRVFAFLNPEGEAGPGPSRVARPGQQRLESRRGSNAEFLLEYVIAILRTVDIKGSAGQAEELLRDFLGRDNARLFLHELQAWLRSPYTSLEDWDRHVQYEDSTPGGPFSRPAGEDSGASDRTATPVYRGAQRSFRGRVSKPHRPRGCQPPGRSRDALAQARRLQYARDRYIPD
- the sld2 gene encoding protein sld2, with protein sequence MASVAISEIVTQSANLRAELKEWERAFAAQNGGRKAERKDIKKVPEIAAKYKEYSRLKALESSSPNPDDPKSVQLEERPKKRKRAFKDGPDAIQNSSTPRKTAKGALETPSKNRLSSSHPSQVDPYISPTALRRLFSPSTHRTPLKTAIGPTPQRDGKALGLFDLLSESGGSTATPSADRVASVRAANVRTPSKRKTMDTIMEEDEDGEEESPRLGRTPASSGKKWMLSALFATPTTLRYSAMVEDGNHITERNLGPPTDPEGTARDVAGPETPSFLRRSNSARYATSHSANPSLSPIAVRKPPQFVGKGLSALVQGLRDMEEERLEDDLDVLREIEAEQAALNVEVADSQAPAEIIGRHWKKKGQKRTTRRVRMKPVISKPASKPQSASDDENRHQAAGEEPAEPAAVPETQQPRALDAVFSEKQNEEFDDEDDQVSLHTISEPDLDSDPEYGEDIKPVTKSKSFSEKMKEAIGVAQPQPTEDPAKPSKPVIEAEETKKVRARKVNPEAHANYRSLKIRNKNSKGRGAGRFRRR
- a CDS encoding sucrase/ferredoxin-like domain-containing protein: MLRALLSFGQRNTEYIFPTVDPTKDGPDCKQDCADCTVEFPSKVKIESLTPLYGHIKRFDTHVLVATGKSDWVERVTQEKGSLMEALDSVKPRQGSQRMMISASNLRSPEDLETEKDNKGNTVLILPSFTFVDCVKPEDVRELVDRYIDTPQDAGTSQSDSGLISRPCEYDYVVLLCSHKRRDARCGITAPLIKKELERHLRPLDLYRDAYDERPGGVGIFFVSHVGGHKFAANVMIYRKKEQQMIWLARVRPEHCEGIVKYTLLQGKLVHPESQLRGGFDRLRGLTSW